The nucleotide sequence TGTCTATACTTTTAATGTCACCTACACAAACATTATTGTCTTCATCCTTATCTCTGTATCTTTCAACAGCATGCCAAGTTCCTATATCATCCCAGCCAAAATCACAAGGAATTACGTATATGCTATCTGCTTTTTCCATTATTCCGTAATCAACTGATATGTTATCTACCTTTACATACTCTCTCTTAAGCAATACATTAAACTCATCGCCATTAGCTTCAGATATACTCCTTAATATGTTATAGGTTTTATTTAAATATTTTTCAGTCAACTTAAAAATTGTAGAGCACTTCCATATAAACATGCCTCCATTCCAAAGAAAGTTTCCGGCTTTAACATATTCTTCAGCTTTTTCTTTGTTCGGCTTTTCTACAAATTCATCAACCTTTTTTATCTTAAAACCACTTATCTCTTCTTTTACTTCTCCTGACTTTATGTATCCATATCCTGTTTCCGCTCTTGTAGGCTCCATTCCAAGGGTAACTATAGAATTATCATTTTTCTCTATGAACTCCTCAGCCGACCTTATAGCATCTAGAAGCTTGTCCTCGTTTACTATTAAATGATCAGATGGAAGCACAACAATAGAAGCATCCTTATAGTATTTGTTTATTACAAAAGCAGAAAGTGCTATACAAGGTGCTGTATTTCTACCAACGGGTTCAACTATTATATTTCTTTTAGGAAGCCTCGGAAGCTGTTCCCTTAAAATATCAACATATCTCTCACCTGTTACCACAAATATTTTTTCAATATCAATTAAACTTTCAAGCCTTTCAACAGTCATTTGAATCATGGTTTTATCACTCAAAAGCTTCAAAAACTGTTTTGGCTTTTCATCTGTAG is from Clostridium acetobutylicum ATCC 824 and encodes:
- a CDS encoding mannose-1-phosphate guanylyltransferase; its protein translation is MLCALIMAGGKGERFWPLSTDEKPKQFLKLLSDKTMIQMTVERLESLIDIEKIFVVTGERYVDILREQLPRLPKRNIIVEPVGRNTAPCIALSAFVINKYYKDASIVVLPSDHLIVNEDKLLDAIRSAEEFIEKNDNSIVTLGMEPTRAETGYGYIKSGEVKEEISGFKIKKVDEFVEKPNKEKAEEYVKAGNFLWNGGMFIWKCSTIFKLTEKYLNKTYNILRSISEANGDEFNVLLKREYVKVDNISVDYGIMEKADSIYVIPCDFGWDDIGTWHAVERYRDKDEDNNVCVGDIKSIDSKNNILVGKKKPIVVVGLSDVFVVESDDIIFVGKKDDIERIKEIKKKVIK